In the Scyliorhinus torazame isolate Kashiwa2021f chromosome 4, sScyTor2.1, whole genome shotgun sequence genome, one interval contains:
- the LOC140411295 gene encoding epidermal differentiation-specific protein-like: MNKVVLYDGANLNGNWKEFTDNVPDLGAQFFANNARSLKVIGKHLVAYKGTRFTGDFVVYGPGEHPVLGPMDKQIQSLRLVKEELGNPHIVLYEAVHFDKQSRDIEEDINDLVKGGFPDLVSSHKVKQGVWILYEGLNYSGKRLITFQGDEWADYRQLGWKGKMSSLKPLKSSDEIV, from the coding sequence ATGAATAAGGTTGTGCTGTACGATGGAGCAAATCTCAACGGCAACTGGAAGGAGTTTACAGACAATGTCCCTGATCTCGGAGCTCAGTTCTTCGCGAATAATGCTCGCTCCCTGAAGGTGATCGGGAAACACTTGGTCGCTTACAAGGGCACACGCTTCACCGGAGATTTCGTAGTTTATGGGCCAGGTGAGCATCCCGTACTTGGCCCCATGGACAAACAGATTCAGTCCTTGCGCCTGGTGAAGGAAGAGTTAGGAAACCCGCACATTGTCCTGTATGAGGCTGTCCATTTTGATAAACAATCTCGAGATATCGAAGAAGACATTAATGATCTGGTGAAAGGTGGATTCCCTGATCTGGTCTCATCCCACAAGGTGAAGCAAGGCGTCTGGATTCTGTATGAAGGTCTCAATTACTCTGGGAAACGTTTGATCACATTTCAGGGTGACGAGTGGGCCGACTACAGACAATTGGGCTGGAAAGGCAAGATGTCTTCCCTCAAACCCTTAAAGTCAAGTGATGAGATTGTGTGA